AGTTGGTTAATTAGCCAACTAAGAAAAAGAATACTTATCCCCCACTATATATTTTCCCAAGTACTCCTAATTGCCtatactagagagagagagagagagagagagagagagagagagagagagagagagagagagttatggaGGAGAAGGGGTTCTCCCTCATCATGCCaagcttctctctcttcttcctagTTGCCAATGCATCCCTTGTGAGCTCCCAAACAGATTCATGCTCCTCCAAGCTAAGTGTTGGCAACCTCATACCTTTCAACACCTCTTCCCTCAGCTGCTTCTCTGCATGGAGCTCTGAAGATTTCATTTTAAGGGTATGAATCTTAACTTGCTATAAACATGCTCGAAAATACATATGTCTGTGAtcttatgttttttaaaaaatataaaagttagatatttgataaacaaaaaatttaaatgagcTGACAATTTACATGAAAAATCGTTTGCGCCGTTCAGTATGGTAAGGCGGGGGCCAGTGAATGGAGCTTTGTACTATCAGCACCAGACGTTGGCACGTATATCTCGATTGGCTTCTCATCGAACGGGATGATGGTCGGGAGCAGCGCGATGGCCGGATGGGTCTCCGGTGGGGGGTCAGGCACCGTGAAGCAGTACTACCTGGGCGGGACGAGCTCGCGGTCGTGCCCACCGGACCAAGGGAGTTTAAAGCTAGTGCAGGGAATGTCGTTGATCGTGTCGCAAAATTCGCGTTTGTTTTTGTCTTTCCAGTTAACAGGCCAACCGTTCCAGAAAGTGATCTATGCCGTCGGGCAGAGCGGTAGCTTGCCCTCGTCGAGTGGATACTTGCCGCAGCATAGAACTATGGCCTCAGGGACCATCAATCTCTCTGGtggtggcggcagcggcggcagcaCTGTTAAGGGTGGCAAGATTCCTCTCATAATTATTTCGTATAGTTTACGTTAGATATTTGACAAA
This DNA window, taken from Ananas comosus cultivar F153 linkage group 5, ASM154086v1, whole genome shotgun sequence, encodes the following:
- the LOC109710321 gene encoding cytochrome b561 and DOMON domain-containing protein At3g07570-like, with the translated sequence MEEKGFSLIMPSFSLFFLVANASLVSSQTDSCSSKLSVGNLIPFNTSSLSCFSAWSSEDFILRYGKAGASEWSFVLSAPDVGTYISIGFSSNGMMVGSSAMAGWVSGGGSGTVKQYYLGGTSSRSCPPDQGSLKLVQGMSLIVSQNSRLFLSFQLTGQPFQKVIYAVGQSGSLPSSSGYLPQHRTMASGTINLSGGGGSGGSTVKGGKSTGDDIESEHEGGSNQGGSDDVGEGGGADGGSQMPANGHSSSLSSKRKHGLLAIIGWGVVIPVGVAAARFFKQCDPFWFYSHISVQGIGFVLGAIALFTGFRLEDDSIDVHRTLGVVILVFGCLQVMAVLVRPTKESKARKYWNWYHHYVGRATIFIAIGNIFYGFKLAKEDKSWSYAYGIFVGVFGVIYLVLEEWRRKNIQLNP